The Thermodesulfovibrio sp. 3462-1 genome contains the following window.
TTTAGATAAACTTGAAGAATGCAATAGGAACAATCAAGAGGGCAGCCCTCTCCTATGTGAAAGATATTATATCCACAACAAAGATATTTTTTAGTTCCCGGGCAGGGTTTAATAAAGTCTCCTTTAAACTCAAGGATAAAAAGTCTCTTTTTTCCCAAACTAACTAATTTTTCCTCAGGTAAGAATTCCCATTGGAAGGCTTCATAGGAAGGAATAATTTGATAGTTTGAGAATCTATTTATAATCGCTTGGGTGAGAGAGTAGGGTAGGGCCTTTTCTTCTACGAAGATTTGCAAGGCTATAAATACTTTTCAATTAAGACTTCCGCAATTTGCACAGCATTAGTGGCTGCACCCTTTCTCAAATTGTCTGCCACAATCCAGAGATTTAAGCCATTTTCAATCGAAAAATCTTCTCTAATTCTTCCCACAAAAACTTCATCTCTTCCTGCTACTTCAATTTGCAGGGGATATAGTTTTTGCTGAGGATCATCAAGAACTATTACCCAGGTGCCTTTCTTAGAATCTCTATTACCTCTTCGACCGACAATTTTTTCTCTGTTTCTACATTTACAGATTCAGCATGACCGTAAAAGACAGGAACTCTTACTGTAGTAGCTGTAACCCTAATACTAGGGTCTTCCATAATTTTTTTAGTCTCTTCAACCATTTTCATTTCTTCTTTAGTGTATCTATTTGGCAAAAAAACATCTATGTGAGGAATACAATTAAAAGCTATAGTTTGAGGTAGATGTTTAGCAGGAGGTAGAGGTTCTCCTGAACACCAAGCCTTAATCTGGCTTATAAGCTCATCAATAGCCTTTTGTCCTGCCCCTGAAACGGATTGATAAGTGGAGACTACAATTCTCTTAATTTTAGCTACCTCATGGATAGGTTTTAAGGCTACCACCATTTGAATAGTAGAACAATTGGGATTAGCAATGATACCTTCGGTTTTGTATTTGGAAATAGCATGAGGGTTAACTTCAGGAACTACAAGGGGGACCTCTGGATCCATCCTCCAGGCACTTGAATTATCAATTACTACAGCACCATCATTTGCAAATTTGGGAGCATATTCTAAGCTTCTTTGGGCCCCTGCAGAAAAAAGAGCTATGTCAATTCCTTTGAAACTTTTAGTCTCTTCAAGAACCTCAACATTAATTTCTTCACCTCTAAAAGGGATTTTTATTCCCTTTGATTTTGGTGAGGCAAATAATCTTAATTCTTTTACTGGGAAGTTTCTTTCTTCAAGGACATTGATCATCATTCTTCCTACAGCCCCAGTTGCTCCAACTACAGCTACTGTGTATTCCTTCATGAAAATACCTCCTTCCTTGAGATTTTAAGGAAAGTCTAAATTAGATCAAATGAAAATTACCACGATGAAATTGCTTTGACAAGAGTTCAAACTTTTTGCTGTAGGAGAATCCCAACAAGTTCCTGCAATCTCTGGGATAGTTTAAGAAGTTCTTCAGGGGGGATTTGTTTTATTATTTCTCCTGTGTCTTTTCTTATAACCTGAACCACAAGAGTTTCATATTTTTTATCATAAACTATCTTTGCATCAAGGTCAAAGAGGGTCAAAAATTCCTTAAAATGTTCGGCAATTTCCTTTAGCTTTTCCTTATCTATTCTTAGGGAGGGCTCTTTAATAATTTCTTTTTTATAACTTTCGTTGCTTCATTAGGAAAGTTTCCCTTTTGTGCTAAAGTTTGATCTAAGACCAAATTTTTATAGAGTTCGACTTTCATAATAGTCCCCTTTTTTAGAGAGTTTTTTATAATTTTCGGAAAAAATTTGAGTTACTTTAATTTAATAAACTCCTCTTTAATTCTAACCCACTTAGCATCTAATTTGACATTAAATTAGGATGTATTAAAATAATTTTTAAACTATAAGCTCACTTAGGAGGAACTTTCTATGCCTATTGGAAGAGAAAAGAGTGTGATTCTTGATCAGCAAGATAAAAAGGTTAGGGAACAGCTTTCTAAAATAAAACACAAAATTATGGTAATGTCAGGCAAGGGAGGGGTAGGGAAAAGCACCATAGCAGTAAACATTGCTGTAGGTCTATCCTTGCAAGATTTTATGGTAGGACTTCTTGATGTGGACTTACATGGACCAAGCGTTCCCAAGATGCTTGGGGCAAGGGATTTAAAACTTACCAGAAGACCTGATGGAAGGCTTGGGGCTATAAAATATTCCCCTAATCTTAAATTTCTCTCCATTGAACCTCTTCTTCCTTCAGAGGATTCTGCCATTATCTGGAGAGGCCCTATTAAGATTTCAGCTATTAAACAATTTATTGGAGATATTGATTGGGGTGAACTTGACTATCTCATTATTGATGCCCCTCCTGGTACAGGGGATGAACCATTAACAGTAGCTAAAACTATACCAGATGCTTATGCTCTAATTGTCACAACACCTCAAGAAGTTTCTCTAATTGATGTTAAAAAATCAATAAGATTTTGTCAAAAGGTAAAAATGAGGATTCTTGGACTTGTTGAAAATATGAGCGGGTTTATTTGTCCTCATTGTGGAAAACCCCTTGATCTTTTTAAAAGAGGGGGAGGACAAAAACTTGCTGAGGAAATGGGAATAAGATTTCTTGGGAAAATTCCTGTTGATCCACGCATCGTTGATACTGGTGATAGAGGTAAACCTATTGTAGGAGCCTATCCTGAGAGTGTGACAGCTCAGGCTTTTGAAGATTTAATAAGAAATATTGTTTCGGCAACGGAAGAAATGGTACGTGAGGTCCTGGAAGAAAAGTTTATGAGAATTGCCTGTCCTGTCTCAACTCCTCAAAAGTTTGAACCTAATATTGAAAAAATGGAGTTATTTGCCTTATACGATATTGAAAACAGTAAGATTCTTGTAAAAGATGTTGTTAAGAAACCTGATGATCAGGATTTAATTGATTTTTTGAAAGAACAAGTTGCCACTCATATAGTGTTACATAATCCACCAAAGGAGCTTGCAGACAAACTTTCAGCTAATCAAATAAGGGTTCTTATTGCAGAAACACCCGAGGCAAATCCAGACAATCTAATTCAGGAATATCTCCAATCTAAGGTCCAGTAGATGGAAGACTTTCTTAAGTGTAAATATTGTGGAGGGAAGGCAATTATTACTGGAACCTGAGCAAAAGGCAAGGTAAGGTGCCTTACCTGTGGAATTGAAAGACCTGTAAAAGAATACGAAGAAGAGATTGAAGAGTTAAAAAAAAGATGATTAATAATTTCATTAGCTGTAGCCTTGAGGAGGAATCCCATGAATTACCTCAAAAAATTAATAAAAAAAGATAAAAAAGTTAAAATTATACTTATTGTGCTTGATGGAGTAGGAGACCTAGGAGTAAGAGAGGGTAGGACACCCCTTGAACTTGCTTCAACTCCTAATCTTGATAAGATAGTAAAATTTTCTGCTACAGGTTTACATATACCTGTTGATTATGGAATTACTCCTGGAAGTGGACCTGGACATCTTGGCTTATTCGGATATGAACCTTTGAAATTAGAAATTGGTAGAGGAATTCTTGAGGCTTTAGGTGTAGGACTTGAGGTAAAAGAGACAGATGTGGCTATTAGGGGAAATTTTGCTACTGTAACCTATGAAGCAGGAAAGCCTATTGTCGTTGATCGTAGAGCAGGAAGGATATCTACAGAAGAAAATAAGCGTTTGATCAGGTATTTATCAGAAAATATTAAGAAAATTGATGATGTTGAAGTGATTTTATGTTCAGGTAAAGAACATCGCTTTTCTTTATTGCTAAGATTTCCCTATAAGCTTTCACCTCTTGCTGAAAAGATAAATGATACAGATCCTCAAGCTACAGGTAAAGAACCCTATTTACCTAAGGGTGAAAATGAAGAGGCCCAAAAGGTAGCAGAGATTGCTCAAAAATTTATTGAAATTACAGGGGAGCTTTTGAAAAACGAACCCAAGGCTAATTATGTGCTTTTAAGAGGTTTTTCAGTAAAACCTGACATAGAGCCTTTCCATGAGAGATTTGGTCTTTCTAGTCTTGCATTGCAGTATACCCTATGTATAAGGGCCTTGCAAGGCTTGTAGGTATGGATGTTATAACCTTTGAGGGAGAAACCATTCAAGATGAAATCAATGCCTTGAAAAAATATTATAATGATTATGACTTCTTCTTTATCCACATTAAGAAAACCGATTCCTTTGGTGAAGATGGAAATTTTGAAGGGAAAATTTCAGTAATTGAAGAATTTGATAAACAATTTCCAGAAATTTTATCTTTAAAGCCTGATGTCTTAGCCATAACAGGTGATCATTCAACTCCCTGTTCGATGAAGTCTCATTCCTGGCATCCTGTTCCAGTTTTAATATATTCTCCTTATTGTTTAGGAAACTTATCGCAAAGATTTACTGAAAGAGAGTGTTTGAAAGGTGAACTTGGTATTTTCCCAAGCTTTAAATTAATGCCTCTATTGCTAGCTCATTCTGGAAAATTAGCTAAATTTGGCGCATAAAACTAAATAGTTAGCGCATAAAACTAAGCAGTCATTGGAGCTCTATAAAAATCGATTTAACTTTTGAGGAAATTAACAAAAAAGTTGAACTTAATTACAATAATCGTGCTATATGGCCTTAACCTTGCTATTGGGTTGGCTGATTATTTTATTTTTATGAAAAGTGGGAAAATTTATCATATGGGAGACTCCTCCATAATTGAACCTTCCCTTTTAAAAAATGTCTATGATATAAATGTAAAAATAATAGAAGTTGAAGGACGAAAGTTTGTAATAGCATATTCTTAGTGGACAAGATTATCTATCTGTTATAATTTTTCATGCTCTTATATAGACAAATAAACTTTAAACTGAAAAAGTATTGAGGGAAATGGACGGATTAAAAAGGATTAATCGAGATGAATTTATTAACAACAAAAGAAACTATCTTATCGCAAAACACTATTTAGGAAGAGCTCTGGAAGGCATCTTGATGATTGGTAATCATTTTCTTTCAAGGCTGGGAGCAAAAACAAAGGATTATCAGGAGATAATATTAAATTTTGGCTAAAATGGTCTTGTTCCTATGGAATTGGCTGAAAAGAATAAAATCTTACAGTATACTGTAACAGACTTGTTTATATTTATTGGATATTTATTGGGAAGTAACACTAAAGGAGCTTTAAAAAGTAATAAATCAATCTTGTAATGACATTTTCAATTTCTATTAATATTACACAGAAATACTTAAAAATTCCAAAAAGTTTGGATTCTATAATAGAACATGATAGGAAATTAAATTTTTTGCTTTAACATTTCAACCCAAGAAGGGTAGATTAGTCAAGTAGGCCGTGCAAGGGAATTGTATCCCTGGCACGGCTTTTTTTATATAGTTAGGCTAACGAAGAGGCTATGCCTTTCAAGCAAGGAATATTTAAATTTTTAAAAATAAGTCTTGATAAATTTAAAAAATTGTGTTACGATTGTTATTAATAAAAAATTATGATTGTAGTTATAAATATAAATTTAAAAAATGTATTATAAATTGTTATCAATTAAAAAATATAATTGTAGTTATTAATAAGAAAGGAGGGGATATAAAATGGTAATACGAGATTGGAACAAAATTACTAGGGCTTTAAAAGAGACATTAAAAATGGATATTGAATTAATTAAAGATCTTACAAGGAGTAGATCCTGGAAAAATTTTTTAAGTAGGGGCGTAGAAAAGAGTTTTCAGACTCTTTCATTTATCATGTTTGTTTTAAGCCCTATTTTACCTGTTTTTGCAGAAGAAAAGGATGCAAAGCTCGAGGAGATTGTGGTTACTGGAAAGAAAATAGTTGTTCCTACAAAGCAAACTGGTGAGACAGTTTACACAGGCACAGAAATAACAACAAAGGGAATAGAACTTTCTGGAGAGAGAGGGAAAACAAATGTATACGAGGCAATTTCAATTCTGCCAGGTGTAGTTTTTGAAAGTGCTGATGCTAATAATTTAGCCACAGAGCAGGCACAGATAAGAATCAGAGGAGTAAGAGGCGATCTTGGTGCGATGACTGTGGAAGGTATTCCTAATTATGGTGGAAATCCAATGGGACCACGAGCGTATATTTATGACCTTGAAAACTTTCAAAGCATAGCGGTTTACAAAGGAGCAGTTCCTG
Protein-coding sequences here:
- a CDS encoding flagellar protein FlaG; protein product: MIKEPSLRIDKEKLKEIAEHFKEFLTLFDLDAKIVYDKKYETLVVQVIRKDTGEIIKQIPPEELLKLSQRLQELVGILLQQKV
- a CDS encoding Mrp/NBP35 family ATP-binding protein, which encodes MPIGREKSVILDQQDKKVREQLSKIKHKIMVMSGKGGVGKSTIAVNIAVGLSLQDFMVGLLDVDLHGPSVPKMLGARDLKLTRRPDGRLGAIKYSPNLKFLSIEPLLPSEDSAIIWRGPIKISAIKQFIGDIDWGELDYLIIDAPPGTGDEPLTVAKTIPDAYALIVTTPQEVSLIDVKKSIRFCQKVKMRILGLVENMSGFICPHCGKPLDLFKRGGGQKLAEEMGIRFLGKIPVDPRIVDTGDRGKPIVGAYPESVTAQAFEDLIRNIVSATEEMVREVLEEKFMRIACPVSTPQKFEPNIEKMELFALYDIENSKILVKDVVKKPDDQDLIDFLKEQVATHIVLHNPPKELADKLSANQIRVLIAETPEANPDNLIQEYLQSKVQ